The nucleotide sequence GCATACCTATGTAAATTAACCCTAGTTACCATCTAAACAATTACAGCCAGGTTATTTTGCATCACACATGTACAAAACATACTAAGCACTGCAAATATATTAAAGGAAATAGTAATTTACAACAAAATAAGAATTATTTACTCTGCTTTCGAAATAAGAGTCAGTTTGTCCACGTCAGTGTAAGCACAATGCATACACAAACAGCAGCCACTACAGGCAGAATTATTGTTAAGAGTTCTTCCACAATTACATACAGTCACAAACAATCACAAACTGTTAGGGCTTTTCCCACTTTCCATCATACCAAAGAACTGTGATTATTTTAAGAGAATCTATCATACTCCAACTAAGTGGCAGTGATGTTCACAGGCAGTTTCTTCCCAAACTTCACCTTGCAGTACAAATCACTGCAGCTGTCTTGTTCAAGAGGCAACAGAACAATAGGTTGGAATTTTAGATTTGATGATGGCCACAGTTGCCTGTTGGTGAAAcagatttaaacaaaacaaggagCACTGACACTACATGAGTATTTAGGCTCACAAAAAGGAACATGAAGCCTGCATCCCAAGCATATTGAAGCAAGATTCAGGTGTCAATACTCCAGAAGCAGCCAGAAGCTATTTACCAGCTGACATTTGGTGAATTCTTGAATCACTTTTCACAGGCATCTACCTTACCCTCCGGCCTGTACCAGAAGCTCACATACTTCACTTAGCATAAGCATCTAGTTTCTAAATGCTGCAATGCCTAACCTGGGTGTAATAACTTGTATTAGGCATCCTGGATCTCACTTCATGCAACTAACCTGTTTGTCACACCAGTTTAAACCCTGGAAAAAGTTGAGATTACTTAGACAAATGGAGAATTTTCAAGAAAGCAATATCTCATTTAACCACTAAGTCTGCATAAACCTCCCAACAAGGACACTAAAATGTTCCAAGCAACTTGCAAGAGATGGAAGTTGTCTTGGCAAAGCTGCATTCAAACGTGCAAATCACAAAATAATCACCTGATCAACTCACCTTTCCACCGTACTGCTCCAACTTTTGTAAAGCAATAgtaattttttctttacatttcttgTCCATCAACCTCCTTGAAAGCTAttggaaaagtaaaataaaagtttGTGGTAAAACACAGCACAATATATGCAAAGAGGTTAATTATAttactttatttcattttatgtttGGAAAATTAAAGCCAAAAAGACATCACTTTATAGCTTGTAAATGATGTCAAagtcaacattaaaaaaaaaattaactgatGAGAAGCTTTAATTCAAAGAAAGCCTAACtgttaggcaaaaaaaaaaaaatttaattttgtttccttttagcAAAAATTCTTGAAGAGGTATAAACTCTTAAAAAACAAAGTTATTTTCACAGCACTGTCCATGTGAAAAGTTAATACATTTTTCACATGAACTGAAACAGGTTGATTATAATTGAAatactttaaaacaaacaaacaaactgcaaTTTGTCTCTTCTGCTTTGAGTATCTAAAAGGtccttttattttgctgtgaaaGTGCACTTTGGAAGCAGgctaaacaaaaccacaaaaagccTTTCTGACAGAGGAAGAATGTCTGCAGGAGGACTAAGCATAAAAATACTTTCCATAACCCCACTCTAAGTTTAATCAATGATAACTTCTTTGTGCAGAATTCTCACCTGAAAGAAGTGGAAATATTTGCTTATGCTAATTTATTGAAACTCTCACAGAGTCTTTAAAATATTCACATGTAAAATGCAAAACTTGATTTTGCAATAATCATAAACTCTTCAAAACATAGCATCTAGTTCACATCAGGCTTCAATCTGGAACTTTTCCCACTAGCAGAGAGAGCACATCCATTATTCTCCAATTTATGTTAAGAACAGGTTTTGGACCTTACTAGAACTTGTAAGTCTCCATTTTACTGAAGACTGATAGACTTATACAGAGGAATATATGAAGTAGTGTTTTTTGTGGAACTGCTGAATTCTCCACTTAATCTGTGCAGATATTATTACAAATAACACAAGTACCATAAAAATCCAGATGATTTTTTACTACAGCATTAAAACTTACATTTGTGAGTAGATGCTTAAGGTGATCATTAAGAGATGGGCCAACAACAGCGCTCAGTTGAACTAAAGCATCCAATCCCCTCCCGAATACTTCATCATCTGAATGGGCCTTTAGAGGAGCAAAGAGAAAATCCTGTCATTAATACTTGTACAAATGCACAGGGTCTTCAAGCTGCAATCACTACAGTACAGCTGCATAtagtgtttttaaaattaaacccaCTGTGCAACTGCTATTTTTTTATAATGTTACAAGTTTAGAAATACAAAATGACTGTGGATTAGTATTTAAAGGTAATACTTAAAGACCAAAGTATATTTTTAAAGTAGAAAACAAAAGTATCCACAAACTTGCATTTCTTCTGACACCAGGAAACTAATAATCTGTTAATGATGAAATTAAAAATTTGGCAGGCAAAACAAAGAGTTTACTACAGCAATGATTTCAGTGCTTCCCAGCCCATCAGAAAGAACCTTCTAACTGTAGGTATGCTGAAATTAGGAGACAACATTTTTGTTACAAGTGTTATGAATTCAGGGTGATGCCTATGGAAtgcaaaccccaaagcaaaatCCCAAGCAATAGATTTATCATGTTAATATTTTCCATGTAGTCCTCACCagcacaaaagggaaaaaaaaccaaaccaaaccaaaagaggTGAAACCCATTAAAATCTCTGCATGAAGAGGAAGACATGGAAGACATACCAATGCAGCCTTTAATACTGGAACTAGACGAGACAACAAGGGAATTGCTTTTTCAGAAGCACCTTCAACCGTAAGTAATTCTTTAAAACCCTCCTTTGAAACAAATGTATACGGATGTTTTGTCTCTCGTAGACCCTGTTGCAAATATGAAACGTTTGCTTAATAGTGAGccttctttgaaaaaaaaaaacaaacaaccacaaaaacacATTTTAGAAGATCCACATAGCTGCAAGATAATGTTTAGATTTTGTTACATCAGTTCAAAACATAAAATGCACTAACTCCACCATGTGGAGCCATTGAGTACAGCTCTGCTCACAGAATACTGACTTTTCTTTTGGAACATTGACTATTAAAATTCACATTATGAATACTGCCAATTCAATCAATATTTGTACTTCATGACCTTTAATCTAACTACCCAAGGTAATGCTTCAAGTAGACAATGAACAAGAATAGGCTATTTTTGTAAAGGTTTTTCTACTttgaaggttaaaaaaaaaaataaaggaggtGCACTATGGAAGAAAAGACAACCCCACCACACTCCACTCTGCAAGACTAACAACTTGTAAATGGTACAAATGTGCACTTCTAATGAAGATGTGACAAGAAGAAATCGAAGATTTAAAGCCCTGTGTCTGAAGTCTGTCTTCTTTCCGTGACAAGAGCTCCAAAT is from Indicator indicator isolate 239-I01 chromosome 23, UM_Iind_1.1, whole genome shotgun sequence and encodes:
- the PACRGL gene encoding PACRG-like protein produces the protein MSSGIQIKPKPAVQKNKTSSPSPESAIKPQPKPSDKLNPKTIDPFGAYSQQHSVFAAIYAKGGIPCRLVHGSVKHKLQWECLPETLPFDPLLLTLAEGLRETKHPYTFVSKEGFKELLTVEGASEKAIPLLSRLVPVLKAALAHSDDEVFGRGLDALVQLSAVVGPSLNDHLKHLLTNLSRRLMDKKCKEKITIALQKLEQYGGKATVAIIKSKIPTYCSVAS